A genome region from Mercenaria mercenaria strain notata chromosome 11, MADL_Memer_1, whole genome shotgun sequence includes the following:
- the LOC123531853 gene encoding uncharacterized protein LOC123531853: MPGMSFSAQRAIMKNLSSRRLKTSDYWEYAVSMSWLESWDSCISHSLSLEHDNGFEDKGISKPVSMSRDDAENVYIPESQWQIYLTLFGIASDHELRRRPIYSLYSSLDSDRNLYGDHVIADKELDCLPILVADINDIATGNPIQKQISVFAWDSLAYIGKQAKTVLHIKRKVQVRLWLCILPKDQRREMIIEPIVHDKQTLLCKLMELVPIIKDLMKQRSNQINPKYIVKGKEEKSEKRKPLWEDFSELLQANSACIAIGIERIGLNIKTPDSEGMTNTENFDDDQLESIVMITSIQNEWEDVLTTFVEKYTEDMSGNIEALKEKLVNSAKSVVGEKMNEISEIREDFEKRFSMLEERENAVRAKENENNEKEADIADRLSKFKRGLEDFQKQKKKFADEVERMEAQNKIADSRVTLNIGGILYTTSVETLTKEEGSLLAMMFGGRHAVKREPDGTYFIDRDGVNFRYILNYLRDGTDSVEALPKEEKLIKELKIEAKYYGLTALEKLLQKIL, from the coding sequence ATGCCGGGCATGTCCTTTTCAGCGCAGAGGGCAATAATGAAAAACTTGTCGTCCCGGCGGCTCAAGACATCCGATTACTGGGAGTATGCTGTGTCAATGTCGTGGCTAGAATCCTGGGATAGCTGTATATCTCATAGCCTGTCTTTAGAACACGACAATGGCTTCGAAGATAAGGGTATCTCGAAACCAGTCTCAATGTCAAGAGACGATGCAGAAAATGTTTATATACCTGAAAGTCAATGGCAAATTTACCTGACACTGTTCGGAATAGCTTCTGACCACGAGCTTCGTAGACGACCTATTTACAGCCTATACTCCAGCTTAGATTCCGATAGAAATCTGTATGGTGATCACGTGATTGCAGACAAAGAGCTTGATTGCCTTCCAATTTTAGTTGCCGATATTAATGACATTGCAACCGGAAATCCGATCCAAAAGCAAATTTCTGTATTTGCGTGGGACAGCTTAGCGTATATAGGGAAACAAGCTAAAACAGTGttacatataaaaagaaaagtgCAAGTGCGGTTGTGGCTGTGCATATTGCCAAAAGATCAAAGACGAGAAATGATAATTGAACCGATAGTGCACGACAAGCAAACGTTACTCTGCAAGTTGATGGAACTGGTACCAATTATAAAAGACTTAATGAAGCAACGCAGTAATCAGATCAATCCGAAATACATCGTGAAAGGAAAGGAGGAGAAAAGTGAGAAGAGGAAACCACTATGGGAAGACTTTTCAGAGTTACTCCAAGCAAATTCTGCTTGTATTGCAATTGGTATAGAAAGAATAGGGTTGAACATAAAGACTCCTGACTCTGAAGGAATGACGAACACAGAAAATTTTGATGACGATCAGTTAGAAAGCATAGTTATGATTACTTCTATTCAAAACGAATGGGAGGATGTTCTTACAACATTTGTAGAAAAGTATACTGAGGATATGTCGGGCAACATTGAAGCgctcaaggaaaagcttgttaactctgcAAAATCTGTTGTTGGTGAAAAAATGAATGAGATAAGCGAGATTCGAGAGGATTTTGAGAAAAGATTTTCGATGTTGGAGGAAAGGGAAAATGCAGTAAGAgcaaaggaaaatgaaaataatgagaaGGAAGCAGATATTGCAGACAGGCTGTCGAAATTTAAACGTGGACTGGAAGATTTTcagaaacagaaaaagaaatttgctgatgAAGTCGAAAGAATGGAAGCACAGAACAAAATAGCTGATTCAAGAGTGACATTAAACATAGGCGGGATTCTGTATACCACGTCGGTAGAAACATTAACTAAAGAGGAAGGCTCACTCTTGGCAATGATGTTTGGTGGTCGTCACGCTGTGAAGAGGGAGCCAGATGGGACTTATTTCATAGACAGAGATGGTGTGAACTTCAGGTATATCCTGAACTACCTGAGAGATGGAACTGACTCTGTAGAAGCCTTGCCTAAAGAAGAGAAGTTGATCAAAGAGTTGAAGATTGAAGCAAAATATTACGGACTTACTGCTTTGGAGaaattattacagaaaatattgtaa